The following proteins come from a genomic window of Flavobacteriaceae bacterium MAR_2010_188:
- a CDS encoding acyl-[acyl-carrier-protein] desaturase, whose amino-acid sequence MSLKNKRLEVMKYLEGDVESLIEKYLIPVEKIWQPTDFLPNSENDNFFDEVTEIRELSKELPYDFWVVLVGDMITEEALPTYESWLMDVEGVGQVERNPWAKWVRHWTAEENRHGDVLNKYLYLSGRVNMREIEKTTQYLISDGFDIGTDRDPYKNFVYTSFQELATYISHNRVAKLAKDKGNKQLSKMCKIISGDEMRHHHAYSEFVERIFAVDPNQMMMAFHYMMKQKITMPAHFLRESGEKISTAFVEFSNTAQRIGVYTSRDYVEILEKLIERWDIGNLENLSDEAEKARDYVMNLPSRLLRLADRVSIPNNSFQFKWVEPAVLK is encoded by the coding sequence ATGTCCTTAAAAAACAAAAGACTAGAAGTGATGAAATACCTAGAAGGGGACGTTGAATCACTCATCGAAAAATATTTAATTCCGGTTGAAAAGATTTGGCAACCGACCGATTTTCTTCCTAATTCTGAAAATGACAACTTCTTTGATGAAGTCACTGAAATTAGAGAATTAAGCAAGGAACTTCCTTATGATTTCTGGGTAGTATTAGTCGGCGATATGATTACCGAAGAAGCATTACCAACTTATGAGTCGTGGTTAATGGATGTTGAAGGAGTTGGCCAAGTAGAAAGAAATCCTTGGGCCAAATGGGTGAGACATTGGACGGCAGAAGAAAACCGTCATGGAGATGTTCTAAATAAATATCTTTACCTCTCAGGCCGTGTTAACATGCGTGAAATAGAAAAAACTACCCAATATTTAATTTCGGATGGTTTTGATATTGGTACCGACAGAGATCCTTATAAAAACTTCGTTTATACCTCATTTCAAGAACTAGCGACTTATATTTCACATAACCGGGTTGCAAAACTGGCCAAGGACAAAGGCAACAAGCAATTATCTAAAATGTGCAAGATTATTTCTGGAGATGAGATGAGACACCATCACGCTTATTCAGAATTTGTTGAGCGTATTTTTGCTGTAGACCCTAATCAAATGATGATGGCTTTTCATTATATGATGAAGCAGAAAATCACCATGCCTGCACATTTTCTTCGGGAGTCCGGTGAAAAAATCAGCACTGCCTTTGTAGAATTTTCTAATACTGCACAACGTATTGGTGTCTATACCAGTAGGGATTATGTAGAAATTCTTGAAAAACTGATTGAGCGTTGGGATATTGGCAACTTAGAAAATCTTTCAGATGAAGCTGAAAAAGCCAGAGATTACGTAATGAATCTTCCATCTAGACTTCTAAGACTGGCCGATAGGGTTTCAATTCCAAATAATTCTTTTCAATTTAAATGGGTAGAGCCAGCAGTTCTTAAATAA
- a CDS encoding DnaJ like chaperone protein — MNFSKWVGASIGWSVGGPIGAIIGLAIGSIIDAVAGDAGFLLGEGEKNRPRPKTTYTQSQERPRTNSGDFEVSLLILASIVLKADERQDSRELDFVRQQFKGMYGAERANHAFKLFKEISKQQISTRAVCLQIRQMMDHPARLQLLHFLFGIAKADNIVTDREVTQIFTISGYLGISNRDFNSIKAMFYNSRDNAYKILEIDKSASVDEIKAAYRKMVKKYHPDKVMHLGKEHQQGAEEKFRQVQQAYEQLQKERRF; from the coding sequence ATGAATTTTTCAAAATGGGTAGGAGCATCTATTGGTTGGTCGGTTGGCGGACCCATAGGCGCAATTATTGGTCTGGCAATAGGGAGCATTATCGATGCAGTTGCAGGTGATGCAGGATTTTTATTAGGTGAAGGAGAGAAAAATAGACCTCGACCTAAAACCACCTATACTCAAAGTCAAGAGCGACCAAGGACGAATTCTGGGGATTTTGAAGTCAGTTTGCTGATATTAGCGTCCATTGTGCTAAAGGCAGATGAACGGCAAGATTCAAGAGAACTAGATTTTGTACGCCAACAGTTCAAAGGAATGTACGGTGCAGAAAGGGCAAACCATGCGTTTAAATTGTTCAAAGAAATAAGCAAGCAACAGATTTCTACTAGAGCCGTCTGCTTACAGATTAGGCAGATGATGGATCATCCCGCCAGGCTTCAACTTTTACATTTTCTATTCGGGATTGCTAAGGCAGATAACATCGTTACGGATAGGGAAGTAACCCAAATCTTTACGATTTCTGGATATTTGGGAATAAGCAATCGCGATTTCAACAGTATAAAAGCGATGTTCTATAATAGTCGGGACAATGCTTATAAAATCCTCGAAATAGACAAATCCGCAAGTGTAGACGAGATTAAGGCGGCATATCGTAAAATGGTTAAAAAATACCATCCCGATAAAGTGATGCACTTAGGCAAAGAACACCAGCAAGGAGCAGAAGAGAAATTTAGACAGGTACAACAGGCTTACGAACAATTGCAAAAGGAAAGGCGATTTTAA
- a CDS encoding manganese/zinc/iron transport system permease protein has product MSNAQIEIQLIASLVAVACAIPGTFLVLRKMAMISDAISHAILPGLVIGFFITQDLNSPLLILLAALTGIITVVLVENIQKTGLVKEDTAIGLVFPALFSIGVIMIAKNANDVHLDVDAVLLGELAFAPFDRLTVSGVDIGPKSLWVIGTILTITVGLLLAFYKELKVSTFDEGLSASLGFSPAILHYGLMSVSSVTTVGAFDAVGAILVVALMIAPAATAYLLTTNLKKMISLAILFGVFSAISGYWMAHWLDASIAGSITTMLGIVFFLVYLFAPSKGVIAVLYREKQQRTEVSLITFLLHLKNHEEEEERHVNHLNEHINWQKVRAKTVLDLALKNNMINIHKNIVTLTEKGEKFTSRAVDYIITNRDSQIEDMKDDFFLFRG; this is encoded by the coding sequence ATGAGTAACGCCCAGATAGAAATACAGTTAATTGCTAGCTTGGTGGCAGTTGCCTGTGCAATACCGGGAACATTTCTGGTGCTCCGAAAAATGGCGATGATCAGCGATGCCATCAGTCACGCCATCTTACCTGGGCTGGTGATCGGATTTTTTATTACCCAAGATCTAAATTCCCCTTTACTGATATTGTTGGCGGCGCTTACGGGGATCATTACTGTGGTTTTGGTTGAAAATATCCAAAAGACCGGTTTGGTAAAAGAAGACACAGCAATCGGTTTAGTGTTCCCTGCCCTTTTTAGTATCGGGGTGATCATGATCGCAAAAAATGCCAATGATGTCCATCTTGATGTTGATGCGGTATTATTAGGTGAATTGGCCTTTGCGCCGTTTGATAGGTTAACCGTTTCTGGCGTGGATATCGGACCTAAATCTTTATGGGTAATCGGAACGATTCTCACCATAACCGTCGGGTTATTATTGGCATTCTATAAAGAATTAAAAGTGAGCACTTTTGATGAAGGTCTGTCGGCTTCCTTAGGATTTTCACCTGCTATCCTGCATTACGGACTAATGTCCGTTTCATCCGTAACTACGGTCGGAGCTTTTGATGCCGTTGGCGCAATCTTGGTCGTTGCTTTGATGATTGCCCCTGCTGCAACCGCATATCTTTTGACGACCAACCTAAAAAAAATGATATCCTTGGCCATTTTGTTCGGTGTCTTTAGTGCGATTTCTGGTTATTGGATGGCCCATTGGCTAGACGCTTCTATTGCAGGCTCCATCACCACCATGTTAGGAATTGTCTTTTTCTTGGTTTATCTTTTTGCGCCTAGCAAAGGTGTCATCGCGGTGTTATATCGGGAAAAACAACAGCGCACAGAAGTGTCCTTGATCACCTTCCTTCTCCATTTAAAAAATCATGAAGAGGAAGAAGAAAGACATGTTAATCACCTCAACGAACATATAAATTGGCAAAAAGTAAGGGCAAAAACAGTCTTGGATCTGGCGTTGAAAAATAACATGATCAACATTCACAAGAATATCGTGACACTGACCGAGAAAGGAGAAAAATTCACCTCACGCGCCGTGGATTACATCATTACCAATAGGGATTCCCAAATTGAGGATATGAAAGACGACTTCTTTTTGTTTAGGGGTTAA
- a CDS encoding 1-acyl-sn-glycerol-3-phosphate acyltransferase: MRKLLAYPLTIIYFIFFGLTLLIFHPIQWFVFNVFGYHAHQKIVNALQFSLVRCLHLLGTRFTFDNPYNISTEQPLIIVSNHQSMYDISPIMWFMRKHHVKFVSKKELGHGIPSVSYNLRHGGSALIDRKNPRQSINEIIRFSEYIEETNRAAVIFPEGTRSKDGIPKPFQTRGVITMFKKIPSALVVPITVNNSWKMLRYGKFPMGIGNHMKFKVHRPIILANFTDHEALIRDIEHTIISDISP, translated from the coding sequence ATGCGAAAATTATTGGCCTACCCTCTTACTATTATCTATTTTATCTTCTTTGGGTTGACCTTGCTTATTTTTCATCCTATACAATGGTTTGTCTTTAATGTGTTCGGTTATCATGCACACCAAAAAATCGTGAATGCATTACAGTTTTCTCTAGTTCGTTGCCTTCATCTTTTAGGAACGCGATTCACGTTCGATAATCCATACAACATCAGCACCGAACAGCCACTGATAATTGTTTCTAACCATCAGAGCATGTACGATATCTCGCCCATTATGTGGTTTATGAGAAAACATCATGTAAAGTTTGTGAGCAAGAAAGAATTGGGTCACGGAATACCCAGTGTTTCCTATAATTTAAGGCATGGTGGTTCGGCTTTGATTGATCGTAAAAACCCGAGACAGTCCATTAATGAAATCATCAGGTTTTCAGAATATATCGAAGAAACAAATCGGGCTGCGGTAATATTTCCTGAAGGCACTAGAAGTAAGGATGGGATTCCTAAACCGTTTCAAACTAGAGGGGTCATTACCATGTTTAAAAAAATACCTTCTGCACTGGTAGTACCGATTACGGTGAACAATTCTTGGAAAATGTTAAGATATGGTAAATTTCCTATGGGAATCGGCAATCATATGAAATTTAAAGTTCATCGACCCATAATTTTGGCTAACTTTACAGACCATGAGGCCTTGATAAGGGATATAGAGCACACCATCATCTCTGATATCAGTCCATAA
- a CDS encoding RNA polymerase sigma factor, sigma-70 family: MNDQRILELFKNGQRQKAFQKLYRLYPKIETLIRSKGGQEQDAKDVFQEGLIIIYRNLQKSDFKLTSSFYTYLHSVCRFLWSDMQKKNSKTTSETFELNQEEIPHLIDGEKKYRLAEMAFSELGERCQQLLLLFYHQKKSFIEEISGADINLVYKSVKSISAGYRQNGKYNFGLIGEDEEVILVAIKKLQNKLYLDMVETKTNKNADIQFEFKEVSLEELKQEMKVLDN, translated from the coding sequence ATGAATGACCAAAGAATTCTAGAACTATTTAAAAATGGCCAGCGGCAAAAGGCTTTCCAGAAGTTATACCGATTATATCCTAAAATTGAAACATTAATACGTTCTAAAGGCGGACAAGAGCAGGATGCAAAGGATGTTTTTCAAGAAGGATTAATTATTATATATCGAAATCTTCAAAAGAGCGATTTTAAATTAACTTCATCATTTTACACCTATCTCCATTCGGTATGCAGATTTCTGTGGAGCGATATGCAGAAAAAAAATTCGAAAACAACTTCAGAAACCTTCGAATTAAATCAAGAAGAAATACCACATCTTATAGATGGCGAAAAGAAATATCGTCTTGCAGAAATGGCATTTTCTGAATTAGGAGAGCGATGTCAACAGTTATTACTGCTGTTCTATCATCAAAAAAAGTCATTCATTGAGGAAATTTCTGGGGCCGACATCAATCTGGTTTATAAATCCGTAAAATCTATATCAGCGGGTTATCGACAAAACGGCAAATATAATTTTGGGTTGATTGGAGAAGATGAAGAGGTTATTCTTGTGGCCATAAAAAAACTTCAAAACAAACTCTATTTGGATATGGTTGAAACAAAGACCAACAAAAACGCTGACATTCAATTTGAATTTAAAGAAGTTTCACTTGAAGAATTAAAACAAGAAATGAAAGTTCTGGACAACTAA
- a CDS encoding transcriptional regulator, AraC family yields MYIHLSSSVSYLCIAKSNGFIMKPTLEKISPDFGSSLLVKQHTKKRKNQRAFWHFHPELELVYVNKGMGKRHIGNHLAYFNNSQLILIGENLPHNGFADRLTERGTETIVQFKSDFLGKAFFEMPEMLEIKKLFDKAKKGILYKPRTKQLLGNRIEGLTELKGVARITELLDILQVLAETDDYTLLNVDGFAFETNQQDSNRIDTVFNYVNQNFKEHISLDAIAEEVSMTVPAFCRYFKKSTGKTFTQLVNEYRVVHATKLLSETENSVTDVCYACGFNNFSHFNKIFKELTGKSASKYRNEIKNLVNQPAVVRG; encoded by the coding sequence TTGTATATACATTTATCAAGCTCTGTGTCATATCTTTGCATAGCAAAGAGTAACGGATTTATCATGAAACCTACATTAGAAAAAATCAGCCCCGATTTTGGTAGTTCTTTATTAGTAAAGCAACATACCAAGAAAAGAAAAAACCAGAGAGCGTTCTGGCATTTTCACCCCGAACTAGAATTGGTCTACGTTAACAAGGGAATGGGAAAAAGACATATAGGAAACCATTTGGCTTATTTCAACAACAGTCAATTAATATTGATTGGCGAAAATCTGCCGCACAATGGTTTTGCAGACAGACTTACCGAAAGAGGCACGGAAACGATTGTACAGTTTAAATCGGACTTTTTAGGAAAGGCATTCTTTGAGATGCCAGAAATGTTAGAGATTAAAAAACTGTTCGATAAGGCCAAAAAGGGAATCTTATATAAGCCACGTACAAAGCAGCTTCTAGGAAATAGGATTGAAGGACTTACTGAACTTAAAGGAGTAGCGAGAATAACCGAGCTATTGGATATTCTTCAAGTTTTGGCAGAAACAGACGATTATACCTTATTAAATGTAGATGGTTTTGCTTTTGAAACCAATCAACAAGACAGTAATAGAATCGATACCGTTTTCAACTACGTTAATCAAAACTTTAAGGAGCATATCAGTTTAGATGCCATTGCCGAAGAGGTAAGTATGACGGTCCCTGCATTTTGCAGATACTTCAAAAAATCGACCGGAAAGACCTTTACCCAGTTGGTAAATGAATATAGAGTGGTGCACGCTACCAAATTATTGTCAGAAACAGAGAACAGCGTTACCGATGTGTGTTATGCGTGCGGTTTTAATAACTTCTCTCATTTTAATAAAATCTTTAAGGAATTAACCGGGAAGAGCGCCTCTAAATATAGAAACGAAATCAAGAACTTGGTGAATCAGCCAGCCGTGGTAAGAGGTTAG
- a CDS encoding DNA repair photolyase, producing the protein MKPESYIKGRGAQTKIANRFTSQSHEVLDEFLEYCSKEGEEPDSNKTNYLEIFPKTIVNKVDSPDVRMMYSMNAYQGCEHGCIYCYARNTHEFWGYGPGLEFERNILVKKNAPNLLEETIKKKSWKAHTIVMSGNTDCYQPAEKIYGITRKCLEVFLKYRHPVGIITKNSLILRDLDLYKKLAEDNLIHVNVSITTLSEETRRILEPRTATIKKRLETVRTLSENGIPVNVMLAPIIPAINSHEILGLAKAASDYGASSIAHTVVRLNGPIGQIFSDWIRKAYPDRAEKVLHQIESCHGGNLNDSRIGKRIKGDGEFADQILQMVQMGRKLYFKDKGIPELNYDLHETYKQGQLKLF; encoded by the coding sequence TTGAAACCTGAATCTTACATAAAAGGCAGAGGAGCGCAGACAAAGATTGCCAATAGATTCACTTCGCAGTCTCATGAAGTATTGGACGAATTTTTAGAATACTGCAGCAAGGAAGGGGAAGAACCAGATTCTAATAAGACCAATTATTTAGAAATTTTCCCAAAAACTATCGTCAATAAAGTTGACAGTCCAGATGTGAGGATGATGTATTCTATGAATGCATATCAAGGTTGTGAGCATGGCTGTATTTATTGTTACGCTAGAAATACTCACGAATTTTGGGGCTACGGTCCGGGTTTGGAATTCGAACGCAATATTTTGGTGAAGAAAAACGCTCCAAATTTATTGGAAGAAACCATAAAAAAGAAAAGTTGGAAGGCGCACACCATCGTGATGTCCGGGAATACGGATTGCTACCAACCCGCAGAAAAAATCTACGGAATCACTAGGAAGTGTCTCGAAGTCTTTCTAAAATATCGTCATCCTGTTGGTATTATTACCAAGAACTCTTTAATCTTACGGGATTTGGACCTTTATAAAAAGTTGGCAGAGGATAATTTAATTCATGTAAATGTCTCGATTACCACCTTATCCGAAGAAACCAGAAGAATCTTAGAGCCTAGAACTGCTACCATTAAAAAACGTTTGGAAACAGTGAGGACCTTAAGTGAAAACGGAATACCGGTTAATGTTATGTTAGCGCCGATTATTCCCGCAATTAATAGTCATGAAATCCTTGGGCTCGCTAAGGCGGCTTCCGATTATGGCGCTAGCTCAATTGCGCATACTGTGGTAAGATTGAATGGACCAATCGGTCAAATATTTTCTGATTGGATTAGGAAGGCCTATCCAGACAGAGCCGAAAAAGTTTTACATCAGATTGAGAGTTGCCACGGCGGAAATTTAAACGATAGCAGAATAGGAAAAAGGATAAAAGGTGACGGCGAATTTGCGGATCAGATTCTGCAAATGGTGCAGATGGGGAGGAAATTATACTTTAAGGATAAGGGAATTCCCGAACTTAATTACGATTTGCACGAAACCTATAAGCAAGGACAGCTCAAGTTATTTTAG
- a CDS encoding putative bacilliredoxin, YphP/YqiW family, with translation MYPAELVKPMREDLTNVGFEELHTVEEVESAIEKEGTTLVVVNSVCGCAAANARPGARMSLQNAKTPDNLVTVFAGVDKDATDRARSFMVPFPPSSPSMALFKDGELVHMIERHHIEGRPAEMIAENLRDAYNEHC, from the coding sequence ATGTACCCAGCAGAATTAGTTAAACCAATGCGCGAAGACCTTACCAATGTAGGCTTTGAAGAATTGCACACTGTTGAAGAAGTCGAGTCAGCAATAGAAAAAGAAGGGACTACCCTAGTCGTAGTAAATTCTGTTTGTGGATGCGCCGCGGCTAACGCAAGACCGGGAGCTAGAATGAGCTTGCAAAATGCAAAAACACCAGATAATTTGGTTACTGTTTTCGCAGGAGTTGATAAAGATGCTACCGATAGAGCAAGATCATTTATGGTTCCTTTTCCTCCAAGTTCCCCAAGTATGGCTCTTTTTAAGGATGGCGAGCTAGTTCATATGATCGAGCGTCACCATATTGAAGGCCGTCCTGCTGAAATGATTGCAGAAAACCTTCGTGATGCTTACAACGAACATTGCTAA
- a CDS encoding Oxidoreductase family, NAD-binding Rossmann fold: protein MKRRKFIKQSAGAAAVFSIVPSFVLGGNRHIPPSDTLYVGSIGVGGRGGGVVRELNATGRVKFVAFADVDDRRAKDTYEMLPNVPRYKDFRKLFDNHIKDIDAFSVGTPDHTHATIALPFMREKKHAYVEKPLTHNIAEARLMARVAEEQGIVTQMGNQGSSSDGIRQAQEWIEAGLIGKVERVDCWTNRPVWPQGLRNITEGEPIPEGLDWDLWLGPAEMRPYNSAYLPFKWRGWWDFGTGGLGDMGCHIMETPFRTLKLKYPYEAEASCTTVWAGDFVEANYAEACPPSSIVRLKYESPTQGKVDLNWYDGGIMPDIPDEVKDGEMIGDWSGGSVFHGTEGIMVTDTYSRNPRLFPSEKMESANLPSPTLPRIKDQNHQLNWVEGVLDGKVTSSPFSYAGPLTEAVLMGNLAIKSFQYKVVQDGKKEGDWGAFDYPGRRKLMWDGPNMKVTNYDKANDWVKGDYREGWKLS, encoded by the coding sequence ATGAAAAGAAGAAAATTTATTAAGCAGTCCGCGGGCGCTGCAGCAGTATTTTCGATTGTTCCGAGTTTTGTCTTGGGCGGTAATCGACACATCCCACCGAGCGATACCCTATACGTAGGTTCTATTGGGGTTGGCGGCCGTGGAGGTGGTGTTGTACGAGAACTTAACGCAACCGGAAGAGTTAAATTTGTTGCGTTTGCAGATGTTGATGATAGACGAGCAAAAGACACTTACGAAATGCTTCCTAATGTACCGAGATACAAGGATTTTAGAAAACTTTTCGATAATCATATAAAAGATATAGATGCTTTTTCGGTAGGAACACCAGACCATACGCACGCAACAATTGCATTGCCTTTTATGCGCGAAAAAAAGCACGCATACGTAGAAAAACCACTTACCCACAATATTGCAGAAGCAAGGCTTATGGCTAGAGTTGCGGAAGAACAAGGAATTGTAACGCAAATGGGTAACCAAGGCAGCTCATCGGATGGTATCCGCCAGGCGCAAGAATGGATAGAAGCCGGATTGATCGGTAAAGTTGAAAGAGTTGATTGTTGGACCAATAGACCGGTCTGGCCACAAGGTTTAAGAAATATTACCGAAGGAGAACCAATCCCAGAAGGTTTGGATTGGGACCTTTGGTTGGGCCCTGCAGAAATGCGACCATATAATTCCGCTTACCTGCCATTTAAATGGCGGGGCTGGTGGGATTTCGGAACAGGCGGTTTAGGAGATATGGGTTGCCATATCATGGAAACTCCGTTTAGAACCTTAAAACTTAAATATCCTTACGAAGCTGAGGCAAGCTGTACTACAGTTTGGGCGGGAGATTTTGTTGAAGCAAATTACGCCGAAGCATGTCCTCCTTCTTCAATAGTAAGACTAAAATATGAATCACCAACTCAAGGAAAAGTTGACCTTAACTGGTATGATGGTGGTATTATGCCAGATATTCCAGACGAAGTAAAAGATGGTGAGATGATTGGTGATTGGAGCGGCGGAAGCGTGTTCCATGGTACCGAAGGAATTATGGTGACCGATACCTATAGTAGAAACCCAAGGTTGTTCCCGTCAGAGAAAATGGAAAGCGCTAATTTGCCTTCCCCAACCCTTCCTAGAATTAAAGACCAAAACCATCAACTTAACTGGGTCGAAGGTGTTTTGGATGGAAAAGTGACATCATCACCTTTCTCTTATGCCGGACCTCTTACAGAAGCTGTTTTAATGGGTAATTTGGCCATTAAATCATTTCAGTACAAAGTGGTTCAAGATGGTAAGAAAGAAGGAGATTGGGGAGCTTTTGATTACCCTGGAAGACGTAAACTTATGTGGGACGGCCCAAATATGAAAGTTACCAATTACGATAAGGCTAACGACTGGGTAAAAGGAGACTACCGTGAAGGTTGGAAGTTGAGTTAG